A single region of the Triticum dicoccoides isolate Atlit2015 ecotype Zavitan chromosome 2B, WEW_v2.0, whole genome shotgun sequence genome encodes:
- the LOC119365566 gene encoding uncharacterized protein LOC119365566 isoform X1 yields MERKEVMDLGSGEPKEIMDLISGKPMETIGLGSGELEDYPFVRRLRNRRLLVYLWLQGFDAAYDSVVHESGVQMSRLHLRQLVVWGRWSEALDYISRFLPPVLNEWSLDARSLLFFLHTLWALANVAACSTGGLVNDSVHSDLSFLGTLSSTNAKLSSILRYTLHSPQFRESLDWMLVRKKASLIVDDWALETPELRRKMQLPGGPGLPRDLLPIGPLCPRRHRREQSRRAKASTIAKSYLNRKRSLPPTSPHPAGLPKDALRRVADLIEGCLRAGKHLELHQGCPLQSNAKGGASDTPLLQTMFGTVTNPAKNTGTSSVTNADAAVSRPIKIPWITSPTNAGPIKHSRKDGCYSNSAGQGSVGRKKREDLMTEEDDPDRKRQRTELELLTEVEAGSCGQLLTEVEAGSCGANLMAN; encoded by the exons ATGGAACGGAAGGAGGTCATGGACCTCGGCAGCGGCGAGCCCAAGGAGATCATGGACCTCATCAGCGGCAAGCCGATGGAGACCATAGGCCTCGGCAGCGGCGAGCTCGAGGACTATCCCTTCGTGAGGCGGCTCCGCAACCGGCGGCTCCTCGTCTACCTCTGGCTCCAGGGCTTCGACGCTGCTTACGATAG CGTCGTGCACGAGTCCGGTGTGCAGATGAGCAGGCTGCATTTGCGGCAGCTGGTGGTCTGGGGCCGGTGGAGCGAAGCCCTCGACTACATAAGTCGCTTCCTGCCGCCGGTGCTCAACGAGTGGAGCCTCGATGCCCGttccctcctcttcttcctccacaCGCTCTGGGCTCTGGCCAACGTCGCCGCGTGCTCGACGGGCGGCCTTGTGAACGACTCTGTGCACAGCGACCTCAGCTTCCTGGGGACACTTTCCAGTACCAACGCCAAGCTCTCCTCCATCCTACGATACACACTCCACTCGCCGCAGTTCAG GGAGTCTCTGGACTGGATGCTGGTGAGGAAGAAGGCATCGTTGATTGTCGATGACTGGGCTCTTGAGACTCCGGAATTGAGGCGCAAGATGCAATTGCCCGGTGGTCCAGGTCTCCCGCGGGACTTGCTTCCCATCGG CCCCCTTTGCCCAAGGCGTCACCGGAGGGAACAATCCCGGCGGGCAAAAGCATCTACGATTGCCAAGTCTTATCTCAACAGGAAGAGGAG TCTGCCGCCTACAAGCCCACATCCTG CAGGATTGCCCAAAGATGCACTCAGACGGGTGGCAGATCTTATTG AGGGATGTTTAAGAGCTGGTAAACACTTGGAGCTCCATCAAGGGTGCCCGCTTCAATCAAATGCAAAGGGAG GTGCTTCTGATACTCCACTTCTGCAGACCATGTTTGGTACCGTAACAAATCCTGCTAAAAACACTGGGACCTCATCAGTGACAAATGCAG ATGCTGCCGTCTCACGGCCTATTAAAATCCCTTGGATCACATCTCCCACAAATGCAG GCCCAATCAAGCATTCTAGAAAAGATGGGTGCTATAGCAACAGTGCTGGTCAGGGTTCTgttggaagaaaaaaaagagaagatttGATGACTGAGGAAGATGATCCTGATAGAAAAAGGCAACGGACTGAACTG GAGTTGCTGACTGAAGTGGAAGCTGGATCTTGCGGCCAGTTGCTGACTGAAGTGGAAGCTGGATCTTGCGGCGCCAACTTGATGGCCAACTGA
- the LOC119365566 gene encoding uncharacterized protein LOC119365566 isoform X2, with amino-acid sequence MERKEVMDLGSGEPKEIMDLISGKPMETIGLGSGELEDYPFVRRLRNRRLLVYLWLQGFDAAYDSVVHESGVQMSRLHLRQLVVWGRWSEALDYISRFLPPVLNEWSLDARSLLFFLHTLWALANVAACSTGGLVNDSVHSDLSFLGTLSSTNAKLSSILRYTLHSPQFRESLDWMLVRKKASLIVDDWALETPELRRKMQLPGGPGLPRDLLPIGPLCPRRHRREQSRRAKASTIAKSYLNRKRSLPPTSPHPGLPKDALRRVADLIEGCLRAGKHLELHQGCPLQSNAKGGASDTPLLQTMFGTVTNPAKNTGTSSVTNADAAVSRPIKIPWITSPTNAGPIKHSRKDGCYSNSAGQGSVGRKKREDLMTEEDDPDRKRQRTELELLTEVEAGSCGQLLTEVEAGSCGANLMAN; translated from the exons ATGGAACGGAAGGAGGTCATGGACCTCGGCAGCGGCGAGCCCAAGGAGATCATGGACCTCATCAGCGGCAAGCCGATGGAGACCATAGGCCTCGGCAGCGGCGAGCTCGAGGACTATCCCTTCGTGAGGCGGCTCCGCAACCGGCGGCTCCTCGTCTACCTCTGGCTCCAGGGCTTCGACGCTGCTTACGATAG CGTCGTGCACGAGTCCGGTGTGCAGATGAGCAGGCTGCATTTGCGGCAGCTGGTGGTCTGGGGCCGGTGGAGCGAAGCCCTCGACTACATAAGTCGCTTCCTGCCGCCGGTGCTCAACGAGTGGAGCCTCGATGCCCGttccctcctcttcttcctccacaCGCTCTGGGCTCTGGCCAACGTCGCCGCGTGCTCGACGGGCGGCCTTGTGAACGACTCTGTGCACAGCGACCTCAGCTTCCTGGGGACACTTTCCAGTACCAACGCCAAGCTCTCCTCCATCCTACGATACACACTCCACTCGCCGCAGTTCAG GGAGTCTCTGGACTGGATGCTGGTGAGGAAGAAGGCATCGTTGATTGTCGATGACTGGGCTCTTGAGACTCCGGAATTGAGGCGCAAGATGCAATTGCCCGGTGGTCCAGGTCTCCCGCGGGACTTGCTTCCCATCGG CCCCCTTTGCCCAAGGCGTCACCGGAGGGAACAATCCCGGCGGGCAAAAGCATCTACGATTGCCAAGTCTTATCTCAACAGGAAGAGGAG TCTGCCGCCTACAAGCCCACATCCTG GATTGCCCAAAGATGCACTCAGACGGGTGGCAGATCTTATTG AGGGATGTTTAAGAGCTGGTAAACACTTGGAGCTCCATCAAGGGTGCCCGCTTCAATCAAATGCAAAGGGAG GTGCTTCTGATACTCCACTTCTGCAGACCATGTTTGGTACCGTAACAAATCCTGCTAAAAACACTGGGACCTCATCAGTGACAAATGCAG ATGCTGCCGTCTCACGGCCTATTAAAATCCCTTGGATCACATCTCCCACAAATGCAG GCCCAATCAAGCATTCTAGAAAAGATGGGTGCTATAGCAACAGTGCTGGTCAGGGTTCTgttggaagaaaaaaaagagaagatttGATGACTGAGGAAGATGATCCTGATAGAAAAAGGCAACGGACTGAACTG GAGTTGCTGACTGAAGTGGAAGCTGGATCTTGCGGCCAGTTGCTGACTGAAGTGGAAGCTGGATCTTGCGGCGCCAACTTGATGGCCAACTGA